The following are encoded in a window of Streptomyces sp. Go-475 genomic DNA:
- the ssuE gene encoding NADPH-dependent FMN reductase produces the protein MATVLSVSGSPSASSRTSRLLRHLDKRLVAQGHDVIPLDVRTIPAEALLGADFRHPAIVEATELFARADGVVVGTPVYKASYSGVLKALLDLLPQYALTGKAVLPLATGGSIAHVLAIDYALRPVLTSMGAAHTVQGWFTLDKDITVHDDGSLTVAPAATEALAQVVDQFSAALGRTPLLAVAG, from the coding sequence ATGGCCACCGTCCTGTCCGTCTCCGGCAGCCCCTCCGCCTCCTCCCGCACCAGCCGCCTGCTGCGCCACCTGGACAAGCGGCTGGTCGCACAGGGCCACGACGTCATCCCGCTCGACGTCCGCACCATCCCCGCCGAGGCCCTGCTCGGCGCGGACTTCCGGCACCCGGCCATCGTCGAGGCCACCGAACTGTTCGCGCGTGCCGACGGCGTCGTCGTCGGCACGCCCGTCTACAAGGCGTCCTACTCCGGGGTCCTCAAGGCCCTGCTGGACCTGCTCCCGCAGTACGCCCTCACCGGCAAGGCCGTGCTGCCCCTCGCCACCGGTGGCAGCATCGCCCATGTCCTGGCCATCGACTACGCCCTGCGCCCGGTGCTCACCTCCATGGGCGCGGCCCACACCGTCCAGGGCTGGTTCACCCTCGACAAGGACATCACCGTCCACGACGACGGCTCCCTGACCGTCGCGCCGGCCGCCACCGAGGCGCTCGCCCAGGTGGTCGACCAGTTCTCCGCGGCGCTCGGCCGCACCCCGCTCCTCGCCGTGGCGGGCTGA
- a CDS encoding SPW repeat protein, with amino-acid sequence MANVSPTRGDIASHPDASEMRARYARVLGGRDVALVDGPVFLLGLYCAASPWIVHYTTSQPPLVTHNLIMGIAIGLLALGFTRAPERMYGLSWAMCALGVWLVISPWVVGDSPDAGVVWNNIIIGALAVILGLVCAGTAAKASQRP; translated from the coding sequence ATGGCCAACGTCTCGCCCACCAGAGGTGACATAGCCAGCCATCCTGATGCCTCCGAAATGCGGGCTCGGTACGCCCGCGTGCTCGGTGGTCGCGATGTGGCGCTCGTGGACGGACCGGTGTTCCTGCTCGGTCTGTACTGCGCCGCCTCCCCGTGGATAGTCCACTACACGACCAGCCAGCCGCCGCTCGTGACCCACAACCTGATCATGGGCATCGCGATCGGCCTGCTGGCGCTCGGGTTCACCCGCGCTCCGGAGCGCATGTACGGCCTGAGCTGGGCCATGTGCGCCCTCGGGGTGTGGCTGGTCATCTCGCCGTGGGTCGTCGGCGACAGCCCGGACGCCGGCGTCGTGTGGAACAACATCATCATCGGTGCGCTGGCCGTGATCCTGGGGCTGGTGTGCGCCGGCACGGCGGCGAAGGCCTCCCAGCGGCCGTAG
- a CDS encoding GlsB/YeaQ/YmgE family stress response membrane protein, which produces MEIDGIISAIVIGIVIGVLGRLVVPGRQRIGILWTIVVGIIAALIGSALAAAFGVADTKGVDWVEWLIQIGLAALGVIALDRSKARR; this is translated from the coding sequence ATGGAGATCGACGGGATCATCAGTGCCATCGTGATCGGCATCGTCATCGGCGTCCTGGGCCGACTCGTGGTCCCGGGCCGTCAGCGGATCGGCATCCTGTGGACGATCGTCGTCGGCATCATCGCCGCGCTGATCGGCTCCGCGCTCGCCGCCGCGTTCGGCGTGGCCGACACCAAGGGCGTCGACTGGGTCGAGTGGCTCATCCAGATCGGTCTCGCCGCGCTCGGCGTGATCGCACTGGACCGCTCGAAGGCACGCCGCTGA
- a CDS encoding GNAT family N-acetyltransferase — translation MDHAALLALFDRDLREGARPDGPGARVERTGGVVRQVATAKGWNGVLWSALDEAGAEAAIAEQIRHYTGLGLDFEWKLYGHDRPADLGARLRAAGFTPGPQETLMIGEAAGPVVGAEPPQGVRVVPVTDAPGVGLVAEVHEKAFGADSSWLRHQLLARLAADPDTVVAVVAMAGGEPVSAARMELVPGTRFAGLWGGGTVEGWRGRGIYRALVAHRARAAAARGYRYLQVDASGQSRPILERLGFLPLTSTTPYVYEP, via the coding sequence ATGGATCATGCCGCGCTGCTCGCCCTGTTCGACCGTGACCTGAGGGAGGGAGCCCGGCCGGACGGCCCCGGCGCCCGTGTCGAGCGCACCGGCGGCGTCGTGCGCCAGGTCGCCACCGCGAAGGGCTGGAACGGCGTCCTGTGGTCCGCCCTCGACGAGGCCGGAGCGGAGGCGGCGATCGCCGAGCAGATTCGCCACTACACCGGCCTCGGCCTGGACTTCGAGTGGAAACTGTACGGACACGACCGGCCGGCGGACCTCGGGGCCCGGTTGCGCGCGGCCGGTTTCACGCCCGGGCCGCAGGAGACGCTGATGATCGGCGAGGCCGCGGGACCGGTCGTCGGCGCCGAACCGCCGCAGGGGGTCCGCGTCGTGCCGGTCACCGACGCGCCGGGGGTCGGCCTCGTGGCCGAGGTCCACGAGAAGGCCTTCGGCGCGGACAGTTCCTGGCTGCGTCACCAACTGCTCGCGCGACTGGCGGCGGACCCGGACACCGTCGTCGCCGTCGTGGCGATGGCCGGGGGCGAGCCGGTGAGCGCGGCCCGCATGGAACTCGTGCCCGGCACGCGGTTCGCCGGACTGTGGGGCGGCGGCACCGTCGAGGGCTGGCGCGGCCGCGGCATCTACCGCGCCCTGGTGGCCCACCGCGCCCGCGCCGCCGCGGCCCGCGGCTACCGCTACCTCCAGGTCGACGCCTCCGGCCAGAGCCGACCCATCCTGGAACGCCTCGGCTTCCTGCCGCTGACTTCGACGACGCCGTACGTCTACGAGCCGTGA
- a CDS encoding nucleoside deaminase — MVVKDTELPHLRRCVELAAEALRAGDEPFGSVLVGGDGTVLAEDHNRVASGDRTRHPEFELARWSAARLSPEERAAATVYTSGEHCPMCAAAHAWVGLGRIVYAASSEQLSSWLSELLVPAPPVRTLPVHEVAPGVVVDGPVPELTESVRELHVRFHRGRG, encoded by the coding sequence ATGGTCGTGAAGGACACGGAACTGCCGCACCTGCGCCGCTGCGTGGAGCTCGCCGCCGAGGCGCTGCGGGCCGGGGACGAGCCGTTCGGATCGGTCCTGGTCGGCGGGGACGGCACGGTCCTCGCCGAGGACCACAACCGGGTGGCCTCCGGCGACCGCACCCGGCACCCCGAGTTCGAACTGGCGCGCTGGTCGGCGGCCCGCCTCTCCCCCGAGGAGCGGGCGGCCGCCACGGTCTACACCTCCGGCGAACACTGCCCGATGTGCGCGGCCGCGCACGCCTGGGTCGGCCTGGGACGCATCGTCTACGCCGCCTCCTCCGAGCAACTCTCGTCCTGGCTCAGCGAGTTGCTGGTCCCCGCGCCACCGGTCCGGACACTCCCCGTCCACGAGGTCGCACCCGGTGTAGTCGTGGACGGGCCCGTACCCGAACTCACCGAGAGTGTCCGGGAGTTGCACGTCCGGTTCCACCGCGGACGCGGCTGA
- a CDS encoding aminotransferase class I/II-fold pyridoxal phosphate-dependent enzyme codes for MAAYIALVTAVTIVYLTVPVLAPALWAVIGLAGVTAVLAGVRLHRPAHQWPWWFLAGGLLTFITGDTYYNVMEEYFDASNPFPSPADACYLATYPLFAIGLSGLVRHRWADRDLPSLLDALIVTAGLALPVWVYLVQPLTVVEGLTWEQRAISIAYPLGDVLVLALLARLLTPSPVTGHNRAVGLLVVGTVTLLGFDIAYGILQLNGLWQTGTLLDTGWIAFYTAWGLAALHPSMVELTASVPQRESLLPPPRRLVMLAVATLIAPGILLYEGLSEQTRDAAVIAAFSGVLFLLVILRLAGMVVAHRHAVTRELALRGAAASLVSAFRQEEVDESCRTAVDRLLGPDVPHRTVLLPSERVADLGAHGTRLVSPAALDDSVGAELDALPSVLVCPMTQPDRPAGAIPGVLLVAGPERQLTETWGSLEILASHAGLAMERVKLRQEVVRRENEAYFRTLVRNASDVILILEDDDTIRYASPSARSVFGTDDLVGVSLPELVDPGDRERATRELTAVRERGSPAGHDHWWVRRGDGRVEVEVRFSDFRDERTVSGLVVTLRDVTEQRRLEQELTQRAFHDSLTGLPNRTLLLERIERALLRGRRESSLTCLLFIDLDDFKLVNDTMGHRAGDHLLIAVGNRLSRTLRRTDTAARLGGDEFAVLMEDAKQPLDAELLAAQVIQTLGRPFDLDDESVTVSASVGVATARDSTDAEELLGHADLALYAAKAAGKRQWRRFRPLLRSRMVERHDLQSQLAQAVADKAFALRYQPVVDIAAGEVVGFEALVRWPAEERPPVTPDQFIGLAEETGHIGPLGSWVLENAVSDIAGLQRLPGPSRAPYVSVNVSARQFRDAGFVEQVGQALSTPGLEPGSLQLELTETVLLHRDDRLQTVLHTLKELGVHIAVDDFGTGFSSLRYLRDFPIDVLKIDKSFIDDIARDAQQVALVEGIVRIADTLGLQVIAEGIEDAAQRDLLASMGCRFGQGFLFARPLTVEQSAHVLREPSTRPFAPPRTPRPRVDAARGRREARWADLEHLRRTSPMSDAVLDEVRGRHIRSGDHWLIDFASCNYLGLDWDPEVMDAVDPAVREWGTHPSWSRLLGSPRLYPDIEERLAALLGAPDTLLLPTLTLVHASVIPALAEDGHVFVEATAHRTVYDGCVVARGRGATLHRFHGERLDELRALLSGVPPGTPRLVCLDGVNSMSGNIPDLPALAAVCRAEGATLYVDDAHGFGVIGERGPREPCPYGMRGNCVVRHTGESYDGIVLVGGFSKAYSSLLAFLALPSELKNRLKTAAAPYLYSGPSPTASLATALAGLDVNERRGDAIRADLYRKTVRVLDHLDDLGVSTLNTDRLPIVEVPLANPADLDAVAAFLWEEGIYVTLAAYPLVPRDRVGFRIQLTALNSDDDIDRLNGTLTRLSERFPLRLKG; via the coding sequence ATGGCCGCCTATATCGCCCTGGTCACGGCCGTCACGATCGTCTACCTGACCGTGCCGGTGCTGGCTCCCGCGCTGTGGGCCGTCATCGGGCTGGCCGGCGTCACCGCCGTCCTGGCCGGCGTGCGCCTGCACCGGCCCGCCCACCAGTGGCCCTGGTGGTTCCTGGCCGGCGGGCTGCTCACCTTCATCACGGGTGACACCTACTACAACGTGATGGAGGAGTACTTCGACGCCTCCAACCCGTTCCCGTCCCCCGCCGACGCCTGCTACCTCGCCACCTACCCGCTCTTCGCGATCGGCCTGTCCGGACTGGTGCGCCACCGCTGGGCCGACCGCGACCTGCCGAGCCTGCTCGACGCGCTGATCGTCACGGCGGGCCTCGCGCTGCCCGTGTGGGTGTACCTGGTGCAGCCGCTGACGGTGGTGGAGGGGCTGACCTGGGAGCAGCGCGCGATCAGCATCGCCTACCCCCTGGGCGACGTCCTCGTACTGGCCCTGCTGGCCCGGCTGCTGACGCCGAGCCCGGTCACCGGCCACAACCGTGCCGTGGGCCTGCTGGTCGTCGGCACCGTGACGCTGCTCGGCTTCGACATCGCGTACGGGATCCTGCAACTGAACGGCCTGTGGCAGACGGGCACCCTGCTCGACACCGGATGGATCGCCTTCTACACCGCCTGGGGCCTGGCCGCCCTGCACCCCTCGATGGTCGAACTGACCGCCTCCGTGCCGCAGCGCGAGTCCCTGCTGCCGCCGCCGCGCCGGCTGGTCATGCTGGCCGTGGCCACGCTCATCGCGCCGGGGATCCTGCTGTACGAGGGCTTGAGCGAGCAGACACGGGACGCCGCCGTGATCGCGGCCTTCTCCGGGGTGCTCTTCCTGCTGGTGATCCTCCGGCTGGCCGGGATGGTGGTGGCCCATCGGCACGCGGTGACCCGGGAGCTGGCCCTGCGCGGGGCCGCCGCCTCGCTGGTCTCGGCCTTCCGGCAGGAGGAGGTCGACGAGTCCTGCCGTACGGCGGTCGACCGGCTGCTCGGGCCGGACGTGCCGCACCGGACGGTGCTGCTGCCGTCGGAGCGGGTCGCGGACCTCGGCGCGCACGGCACCCGGCTGGTCAGTCCGGCCGCCCTCGACGACAGCGTCGGCGCCGAGCTGGACGCCCTGCCGTCCGTCCTGGTGTGCCCGATGACCCAGCCGGACCGCCCGGCCGGAGCGATCCCGGGCGTCCTGCTGGTCGCCGGCCCGGAGCGACAGCTCACCGAGACCTGGGGCTCCCTGGAGATCCTGGCGTCGCACGCGGGCCTGGCCATGGAGCGGGTCAAGCTGCGCCAGGAAGTGGTCCGGCGGGAGAACGAGGCGTACTTCCGCACCCTCGTCCGCAACGCCTCCGACGTCATCCTGATCCTCGAGGACGACGACACCATCCGGTACGCCAGCCCGTCCGCGCGGTCCGTGTTCGGCACCGACGACCTCGTCGGCGTGTCCCTGCCGGAGCTGGTGGACCCCGGGGACCGGGAGCGAGCCACCCGGGAGCTGACCGCCGTACGGGAGCGGGGGTCGCCGGCGGGGCACGACCACTGGTGGGTGCGGCGCGGCGACGGGCGCGTCGAGGTGGAGGTGCGGTTCAGCGACTTCCGGGACGAGCGGACCGTATCGGGGCTGGTGGTGACGCTGCGGGACGTGACCGAGCAGCGGCGGCTGGAGCAGGAGCTGACCCAGCGGGCCTTCCACGACTCGCTGACCGGTCTGCCCAACCGGACGCTGCTGCTGGAGCGGATCGAACGCGCCCTGCTGCGCGGTCGCCGCGAGTCCTCCCTGACCTGTCTGCTCTTCATCGACCTCGACGACTTCAAGCTGGTCAACGACACGATGGGGCACCGGGCGGGCGACCATCTGCTGATCGCCGTCGGCAACCGGCTGTCGCGGACCCTGCGGCGCACCGACACGGCGGCCCGGCTCGGCGGTGACGAGTTCGCGGTGCTGATGGAGGACGCCAAGCAGCCCCTCGACGCCGAGCTGCTGGCGGCCCAGGTGATCCAGACGCTGGGTCGGCCGTTCGACCTGGACGACGAGTCGGTGACGGTGTCCGCCAGCGTGGGCGTGGCCACCGCGCGCGACAGCACGGACGCGGAGGAGCTGCTGGGCCACGCCGACCTCGCGCTCTACGCGGCGAAGGCGGCGGGCAAGCGGCAGTGGCGCCGTTTCCGGCCGCTGCTGCGCAGCCGCATGGTCGAGCGGCACGATCTGCAGTCGCAGCTGGCCCAGGCGGTCGCCGACAAGGCGTTCGCGCTGCGTTACCAGCCCGTCGTGGACATCGCGGCGGGGGAGGTCGTGGGGTTCGAGGCACTGGTCCGCTGGCCGGCCGAGGAGCGGCCGCCCGTCACGCCGGACCAGTTCATCGGCCTGGCCGAGGAGACCGGGCACATCGGCCCGCTGGGGTCGTGGGTGCTCGAGAACGCGGTCAGCGACATCGCGGGCCTGCAACGGCTGCCGGGGCCTTCCCGTGCCCCGTACGTGAGTGTGAACGTCTCCGCCCGCCAGTTCCGCGACGCCGGCTTCGTCGAGCAGGTCGGCCAGGCGCTCAGCACGCCGGGGCTGGAGCCCGGGTCGCTGCAGCTGGAGCTGACGGAGACGGTGCTGCTGCACCGCGACGACCGGCTCCAGACGGTGCTGCACACGCTCAAGGAACTCGGGGTGCACATCGCGGTCGACGACTTCGGCACCGGCTTCTCCTCGCTGCGCTATCTGCGGGACTTCCCCATCGACGTGCTGAAGATCGACAAGTCGTTCATCGACGACATCGCGCGCGACGCCCAGCAGGTCGCCCTGGTCGAGGGCATCGTGCGCATCGCCGACACCCTGGGCCTGCAGGTCATCGCGGAGGGCATCGAGGACGCGGCCCAGCGGGATCTGCTGGCGAGCATGGGGTGCCGGTTCGGGCAGGGGTTCCTGTTCGCCCGGCCCCTGACCGTCGAGCAGAGCGCCCACGTGCTGCGGGAGCCGAGCACCCGCCCCTTCGCGCCGCCCCGGACGCCTCGCCCGCGGGTGGACGCCGCCCGGGGACGCCGGGAGGCGCGCTGGGCGGACCTGGAGCACCTGCGGCGCACCAGTCCCATGAGCGACGCGGTCCTCGACGAGGTGCGCGGCCGGCACATCCGCAGCGGCGACCACTGGCTGATCGACTTCGCGTCGTGCAACTACCTCGGACTCGACTGGGACCCGGAGGTCATGGACGCGGTCGATCCCGCGGTGCGCGAGTGGGGCACGCACCCCAGCTGGTCGCGCCTGCTGGGCAGTCCGCGGCTGTACCCGGACATCGAGGAGCGGCTCGCCGCGCTGCTGGGCGCGCCGGACACGCTGCTGCTGCCCACGCTGACGCTGGTGCACGCCTCGGTGATCCCGGCGCTCGCGGAGGACGGTCACGTGTTCGTCGAGGCGACCGCCCACCGGACCGTCTACGACGGCTGTGTGGTGGCCCGTGGGCGGGGTGCCACCCTGCACCGCTTCCACGGCGAGCGGCTCGACGAGCTGCGCGCCCTGCTGTCCGGGGTGCCGCCGGGCACGCCCCGGCTGGTGTGTCTGGACGGCGTCAACAGCATGAGCGGCAACATCCCCGACCTGCCCGCGCTGGCGGCGGTGTGCCGCGCCGAGGGCGCGACGCTGTACGTCGACGACGCACACGGCTTCGGCGTGATCGGGGAACGCGGGCCGCGCGAGCCGTGCCCGTACGGCATGCGCGGCAACTGCGTGGTGCGGCACACCGGGGAGTCGTACGACGGGATCGTGCTGGTCGGCGGTTTCTCCAAGGCGTACTCGTCGCTGCTGGCGTTCCTGGCGCTGCCGTCGGAGCTGAAGAACCGGCTGAAGACCGCGGCGGCTCCCTATCTGTACTCGGGGCCGTCCCCGACGGCGTCCCTGGCCACCGCGCTGGCCGGGCTGGACGTCAACGAACGCCGGGGCGACGCGATCCGGGCCGACCTGTACCGCAAGACGGTGCGGGTGCTCGACCACCTGGACGACCTGGGGGTGAGCACCCTCAACACGGACCGGCTGCCCATCGTCGAGGTGCCGCTGGCGAACCCCGCGGACCTGGACGCGGTCGCCGCGTTCCTGTGGGAGGAGGGCATCTACGTGACGCTGGCCGCCTACCCCCTCGTCCCCCGCGACCGGGTGGGCTTCCGCATCCAGCTCACCGCCCTCAACTCGGACGACGACATCGACCGCCTGAACGGCACCCTGACCCGGCTGTCCGAACGATTCCCGCTGCGGCTGAAGGGCTAG
- a CDS encoding class I SAM-dependent methyltransferase — MTTHNDDVDWDRWPVADYLAENYREVHPSDAAVIAHHSAYYRRLPPGSVARSVEFGAGPNLYPLILASAVSRRIDAVEAGSSNVAYLQEQICHRPDASWLPFHALCRRLNPAVPATLAGALAPVNVVHADVRTLRPGTYGLASMHFVAEGATEDFAEFADFCRTFVRVVAPGGHLVAAFMENMPTYRIGPASRWPGCPVSPTTVTEVFTPLTRDLDVTHIDTDPTLPDYGDSGMVLLTGVAEAV, encoded by the coding sequence ATGACGACGCACAACGACGACGTGGACTGGGACCGCTGGCCGGTCGCCGACTACCTCGCGGAGAACTACCGCGAGGTGCATCCCTCGGACGCGGCGGTCATCGCGCACCACTCCGCCTACTACCGGCGCCTGCCGCCCGGGAGCGTCGCCCGCTCGGTGGAGTTCGGCGCGGGCCCCAACCTCTACCCGCTCATCCTCGCGTCCGCCGTGAGCCGGAGGATCGACGCCGTGGAGGCGGGGTCGAGCAACGTCGCCTACCTCCAGGAGCAGATCTGCCACCGGCCCGACGCGAGCTGGCTGCCCTTCCACGCGCTGTGCCGGCGGCTCAACCCGGCCGTGCCGGCGACCCTGGCCGGGGCGCTGGCCCCGGTGAACGTCGTCCACGCCGATGTGCGAACCCTGCGGCCGGGCACGTACGGACTCGCCTCCATGCACTTCGTCGCCGAGGGCGCCACGGAGGACTTCGCCGAGTTCGCCGACTTCTGCCGCACCTTCGTCCGCGTGGTCGCGCCGGGCGGCCACCTGGTCGCCGCGTTCATGGAGAACATGCCGACCTACCGCATCGGCCCCGCCTCCCGCTGGCCGGGCTGCCCGGTGAGCCCGACGACGGTCACCGAGGTCTTCACCCCGCTGACCCGCGACCTGGACGTCACCCACATCGACACCGACCCGACCCTGCCGGACTACGGCGACTCGGGGATGGTGCTGCTCACAGGGGTGGCGGAGGCGGTCTGA
- a CDS encoding chaplin, which produces MRRVTRNGVIAVAAASGAMALTVPAHAGSGADGSAAGSPGVVSGNTIQLPVHVPVNVCGNTVNVVGLLNPAAGNSCANKSRPAHRPGDRPGKPGGAVAQGSGKDSPGVVSGNGIQLPVDLPVNVTGNSVNVVGIGNASTGNESSNTPGERPVRPHHPPEPAPKPSTPPRAHPAPAPEPAPHTPQQTRGALARTGTDHTLPAVAVSAALVAGGVVLRRRFRPGADG; this is translated from the coding sequence ATGAGACGGGTTACCCGAAACGGTGTGATCGCCGTCGCCGCCGCCTCGGGCGCGATGGCCCTGACCGTCCCCGCCCACGCCGGTTCCGGGGCGGACGGCTCGGCGGCCGGTTCGCCCGGGGTGGTCTCCGGCAACACCATCCAGCTGCCGGTGCACGTCCCGGTGAACGTGTGCGGGAACACGGTGAACGTGGTGGGGCTCCTGAACCCCGCCGCGGGCAACAGCTGCGCGAACAAGAGCAGGCCCGCGCATCGCCCCGGCGACCGGCCCGGCAAGCCCGGCGGCGCGGTCGCCCAGGGCAGCGGAAAGGATTCCCCGGGCGTGGTCTCCGGCAACGGGATCCAGCTGCCGGTCGACCTGCCGGTCAACGTCACCGGCAACTCGGTGAACGTGGTCGGCATCGGCAACGCCTCGACCGGCAACGAGTCCTCGAACACACCCGGCGAACGCCCGGTCCGCCCCCACCACCCACCGGAGCCGGCCCCGAAGCCCTCCACCCCACCGCGCGCGCACCCGGCCCCGGCCCCGGAACCGGCCCCGCACACCCCGCAGCAGACCCGGGGCGCCCTCGCCCGCACGGGCACCGACCACACCCTCCCGGCCGTCGCGGTGAGCGCGGCCCTCGTGGCCGGGGGAGTGGTCCTGCGCCGACGGTTCCGCCCGGGAGCGGACGGCTGA
- a CDS encoding alpha/beta hydrolase, with protein sequence MLAKLSTHPSLRRCAVTGTAGLALLGTGLPAADDPPPGLARFYEQKVRWSACAGAEIPKDLQCGKVTVPLDYSRPEQGTLDLAVARYRATGKSRGSVLLNFGGPGGQGVAQLAVGGKDFMGLTDGYDVVAFDPRGVGRSSPVSCGNASGEALDATDGNADVTDPQAVLGKLRDAAAECAEHSGPVLPHIGTVNAARDLDVMRDALGDDKLNYLGFSYGSRLGAVYAAQFPDRVGRMVLDGVDTLTEPLAEQGVVSAQGQQTALENFLTWCTEDIACPFGRNAREAREHVVQVVESLDEEPVPTDFGEEFSGQDFAGALAQGLYSRELWPSLQRAIARLIEDGDTRGLEAFLSGGFLLPPLRAPHAGLTDPEDVPLDNLPAALMAVNCADDPDRPAAAQVGRELGRLRARYERASPVFGRYRLTQVLMCYGRPKGTDFIRDEVKDVDTPRMLLVGTRGDPATPYRWTMETAERLGSSAVVLDNRGEGHTGYGSSPCVHRKVDAFLLYGTLPPDGSSCGSDHDTE encoded by the coding sequence ATGCTGGCCAAGCTGTCCACGCACCCCTCGCTCCGGCGCTGCGCGGTCACCGGCACGGCCGGGCTCGCCCTGCTGGGTACGGGGCTGCCGGCCGCCGACGACCCCCCGCCCGGCCTGGCGCGCTTCTACGAACAGAAGGTCCGCTGGTCGGCCTGCGCGGGCGCGGAGATACCGAAGGACCTGCAGTGCGGCAAGGTCACCGTGCCGCTCGACTACTCCCGGCCGGAGCAGGGCACCCTCGATCTCGCCGTGGCCCGCTACCGGGCGACGGGCAAGTCCCGGGGCTCGGTGCTGCTGAACTTCGGCGGCCCGGGCGGTCAGGGCGTGGCCCAACTCGCCGTGGGCGGCAAGGACTTCATGGGCCTGACGGACGGGTACGACGTCGTCGCCTTCGACCCCCGCGGCGTCGGCCGCTCCTCACCGGTCAGCTGCGGCAACGCCTCGGGCGAGGCCCTGGACGCCACCGACGGCAACGCCGACGTGACCGACCCGCAGGCCGTGCTCGGCAAGCTGCGCGACGCGGCGGCCGAGTGCGCCGAGCACTCGGGCCCCGTCCTGCCCCACATCGGCACCGTGAACGCCGCCCGCGACCTGGACGTCATGCGTGACGCGCTCGGCGACGACAAGCTCAACTACCTGGGCTTCTCGTACGGCAGCCGGCTCGGCGCGGTGTACGCGGCCCAGTTCCCCGACAGGGTCGGCAGGATGGTGCTGGACGGCGTCGACACGCTGACCGAGCCGCTGGCCGAGCAGGGTGTGGTGAGCGCGCAGGGGCAGCAGACCGCGCTGGAGAACTTCCTCACCTGGTGCACGGAGGACATCGCCTGCCCGTTCGGCCGGAACGCCCGCGAGGCGAGAGAACACGTCGTACAGGTGGTCGAGTCGCTCGACGAGGAGCCGGTGCCGACGGACTTCGGCGAGGAGTTCTCCGGGCAGGACTTCGCGGGCGCGCTGGCCCAGGGGCTGTACAGCCGGGAGCTGTGGCCCTCGCTGCAGCGGGCCATCGCGCGGCTGATCGAGGACGGGGACACCCGCGGCCTGGAGGCCTTCCTGTCCGGCGGGTTCCTCCTCCCGCCGCTGCGGGCCCCGCACGCCGGTCTCACCGACCCGGAGGACGTGCCCCTGGACAACCTGCCGGCGGCCCTGATGGCGGTCAACTGCGCGGACGATCCCGACCGCCCCGCCGCCGCGCAGGTCGGCCGGGAGCTCGGCCGGCTGCGCGCCCGCTACGAGCGCGCGTCACCGGTCTTCGGCCGGTACCGGCTCACCCAGGTGCTGATGTGCTACGGCCGCCCCAAGGGCACCGACTTCATCCGCGACGAGGTCAAGGACGTCGACACGCCGAGGATGCTGCTCGTCGGCACCCGGGGCGACCCCGCCACGCCGTACCGGTGGACGATGGAGACGGCCGAGCGGCTCGGGTCGTCGGCCGTGGTGCTCGACAACCGGGGCGAGGGCCACACCGGCTACGGCTCCTCCCCGTGCGTGCACCGCAAGGTCGACGCCTTCCTGCTGTACGGCACGCTCCCGCCGGACGGCAGCTCCTGCGGCTCGGACCACGACACGGAGTGA